A portion of the Daphnia magna isolate NIES linkage group LG4, ASM2063170v1.1, whole genome shotgun sequence genome contains these proteins:
- the LOC116921694 gene encoding phospholipid phosphatase 6 isoform X1 codes for MIRQNELNQRKSDFTLGKQRDLRGERDGLDGKRKVPEGLKKFLDWDAELTNQLTNLMQVKLPSLSKSETKFMEISGSGYIWLPACAILYFMHPLVPKQLPVNLLMAFLLDIIVIGLLKAFARRRRPPTKNPDFFKSIGPDQFSFPSGHASRTILISFIFTEINPLFDLGYLNLVVSLLVWVWSFSVCFSRILNGRHYLFDVLIGVLIGFVEGFFVSYLWMSSERAENILNFLSDEAPEI; via the exons ATGATCCGCCAAAATGAGTTGAATCAAAGAAAGTCTGACTTTACATTGGGTAAGCAACGAGATCTCAGAGGAGAACGTGATGGGCTCGATGGAAAACGAAAGGTTCCCGAAGGACTTAAGAAATTTTTAGATTGGGATGCCGAGTTGACGAATCAGCTTACCAACTTAATGCAAGTTAAACTACCTAGTCTCTCAAAGTCTGAAACCAAATTCATGGAG ATTTCTGGTAGTGGGTACATTTGGCTGCCAGCTTGTGCAATCCTTTACTTCATGCATCCTCTTGTGCCTAAACAACTGCCTGTAAATCTTCTCATGG CTTTTCTGCTTGATATTATTGTTATTGGTCTGCTCAAGGCATTTGCCAGAAGGAGACGTCCACCAACAAAGAACCCTGACTTCTTTAAATCAATAGGACCAGACCAGTTTAGCTTCCCTTCGGGCCACGCAAGCAGGACAATACTAATATCTTTCATATTCACAGAAATAAATCCTCTTTTTGATCTTGGGTACCTGAATTTAGTAGTCTCACTTCTGGTTTGGGTTTGGTCCTTCTCTGTATGTTTCTCCCGAATCCTCAACGGTCGTCATTACCTTTTTGACGTCTTAATTGGTGTCCTTATTGGATTTGTTGAAGGCTTTTTTGTGTCTTATCTTTGGATGTCTTCCGAACGAgctgaaaatattttgaattttctttctgaCGAGGCCCCTGAGATTTGA
- the LOC116921697 gene encoding probable lipid phosphate phosphatase beta, with protein MRRKTKSNEQKPDVRRENTALIANNVEQDRKTNTTTGRFRNVATWDADLSKRFASFMQTEFPGVTRMFENKFMEISGNEYIWFPALAVLYLMHPLVHKQLPLNLAIAMAFDSAVILLIKALVKRRRPTAKNPDFFTAIGPDQYSFPSGHASRTTLISFVFTQINPLFSNGHLNFVTSALIWSWSISVCFSRMLNGRHYLFDVLTGAVIGLCEGSVIVSPFWMSPEQAEGRVIELMVRSPLGFVRNVGKRLPL; from the exons ATGAGACGGAAAACTAAATCGAATGAACAGAAGCCTGATGTTAGGAGAGAAAATACAGCATTGATTGCAAACAATGTGGAGCAggatagaaaaacaaacaccacCACCGGAAGATTTCGAAATGTAGCCACTTGGGATGCCGATTTATCGAAACGTTTCGCCAGTTTTATGCAAACCGAATTTCCTGGTGTGACTCGCAtgtttgaaaacaaatttatgGAG ATTTCCGGCAACGAATATATCTGGTTTCCTGCTCTGGCCGTTCTTTATTTAATGCATCCTCTTGTTCACAAGCAACTTCCTCTTAACCTTGCAATAG CGATGGCATTTGACAGCGCTGTCATTTTATTAATCAAGGCACTGGTCAAAAGAAGACGACCTACTGCCAAAAATCCTGACTTCTTTACTGCCATAGGTCCAGACCAATATAGTTTTCCTTCGGGTCATGCAAGCAGGACTACGCTGATTTCTTTCGTCTTCACTCAAATCAATCCGTTATTTAGCAACGGCCACCTGAATTTTGTGACCTCGGCTCTTATTTGGAGTTGGTCCATCTCAGTTTGTTTTTCTAGGATGCTTAATGGTCGTCACTATCTCTTTGATGTATTGACTGGTGCTGTGATTGGACTCTGTGAAGGATCTGTTATTGTTTCTCCTTTCTGGATGTCTCCTGAACAAGCTGAAGGCAGAGTTATAGAGTTGATGGTACGCTCACCCTTAGGATTTGTCCGCAATGTTGGAAAACGGCTTCCTCTTTGA
- the LOC116921694 gene encoding uncharacterized protein LOC116921694 isoform X2, with protein MIRQNELNQRKSDFTLGKQRDLRGERDGLDGKRKVPEGLKKFLDWDAELTNQLTNLMQVKLPSLSKSETKFMEISGSGYIWLPACAILYFMHPLVPKQLPVNLLMGICQKETSTNKEP; from the exons ATGATCCGCCAAAATGAGTTGAATCAAAGAAAGTCTGACTTTACATTGGGTAAGCAACGAGATCTCAGAGGAGAACGTGATGGGCTCGATGGAAAACGAAAGGTTCCCGAAGGACTTAAGAAATTTTTAGATTGGGATGCCGAGTTGACGAATCAGCTTACCAACTTAATGCAAGTTAAACTACCTAGTCTCTCAAAGTCTGAAACCAAATTCATGGAG ATTTCTGGTAGTGGGTACATTTGGCTGCCAGCTTGTGCAATCCTTTACTTCATGCATCCTCTTGTGCCTAAACAACTGCCTGTAAATCTTCTCATGG GCATTTGCCAGAAGGAGACGTCCACCAACAAAGAACCCTGA
- the LOC116921696 gene encoding uncharacterized protein LOC116921696: MAALSLALSLKKMADGKESHEMKRTEIKPNSLLGAILPVSGVLEIQNDMMATYFVTSNHWRSLLIIGQSQVQRNGLLFQAALTHASLGKQVMCVMTKEFIRIPPTTHGLPNMEPGNMVNITFKYCQEMKSLSELLISFCSTQNELLPDVLVVNSLNEYKRSKLLLSGTQYASILSLLSETVEYIGRRKQTTVLLYVSLSLALTQEEQKTWIDLVKQWTHELWILEGNANRLVCGRIQVQFTVLGSNMFLKTVSEID, encoded by the exons ATGGCAGCATTGTCTTTGGcgctttctttaaaaaagatGGCAGACGGCAAGGAATCTCACGAAATGAAACGAACCGAAATTAAACCCAACTCACTGTTAGGAGCCATTTTGCCTGTTAGTGGTGTTTTAGAAATTCAGAATGATATGATGGCGACTTATTTTGTCACCAGTAATCATTGGCGGTCTTTGCTTATCATTGGTCAAAGCCAAGTTCAGAGAAATGGGTTATTATTTCAA GCTGCACTTACCCATGCATCACTGGGTAAACAAGTTATGTGTGTAATGACAAAAGAATTCATTCGTATTCCACCCACAACACACGGCCTGCCAAATATGGAACCTGGAAATATGGTGAACATTACCTTCAA ATATTGTCAGGAAATGAAGAGCCTTAGCGAGTTACTTATAAGCTTCTGCTCAACACAAAATGAGCTCTTACCTGATGTGCTAGTTGTGAATAGTTTAAATGAATATAAAAGAAGCAAACTTTTGCTTTCTGGTACCCAGTATGCCAGTATCTTATCCCTTCTATCTGAAACAGTGGAGTACATTGGAAGGAGGAAGCAGACAACTGTCTTATTATAT GTAAGTCTAAGCCTGGCTTTGACacaagaagaacaaaaaacttgGATAGATCTTGTCAAACAATGGACTCATGAATTATGGATCTTGGAAGGGAATGCAAACCGCCTGGTATGTGGTCGCATCCAAGTTCAGTTTACTGTGCTTGGCTCCAACATGTTCCTCAAGACTGTTTCAGAAATAGATTAA